ACGACTACGACCAGGCAGGTTCCTCCCTCGGAATCAACCTCTCGCGCGACGAGGGTGCAGCGGCTGACACGGCCTAAACGCCAACGAACGCAACGCAAGAAACTATCCACACCGATCCTCCCCACGAGGGGGAGGTGAAAGGGAATTTACGTGTTTGACGTAAACCTCTTCGACGAGCTTCGCATTGGCCTGGCCACCGCCGACGACATCCGCCGCTGGTCCCACGGCGAGGTCAAGAAGCCGGAAACCATCAACTACCGCACTCTCAAGCCCGAGAAGGACGGTCTGTTCTGCGAGCGCATCTTCGGGCCGACCCGCGACTGGGAGTGCGCCTGCGGCAAGTACAAGCGTGTGCGCTACAAGGGCATTATCTGCGAGCGCTGCGGTGTCGAGGTGACCAAGTCCAAGGTGCGCCGCGAGCGTATGGGCCACATCGAGCTCGCCGCCCCCGTCACCCACATCTGGTATTTCAAGGGCGTGCCGTCCCGCTTGGGTTACCTGCTTGACCTGGCCCCGAAGGACCTGGAGCGCATTATCTACTTCGCGGCCAACATCATCACGTCCGTCGATGATGAGGCGCGTCACAACGACATGTCCACTCTCGAGGCCGAGATGCTCATGGAGAAGAAGGAAGTCGAGGCAGACGCCAACTCCGAGATCGCCGAGCGTGCCCAGAAGCTGGAGGAGGACCTCGCCGAGCTCGAGGCCGCCGGCGCCAACGCGTCGTCGCGCAAGAAGGTGCAGCAGGCCGCTGACAAGGAGATGACCCACATCCGCCAGGCCGGCGAGCGCGAGGTCGAGCGTCTCGACGAGGTGTGGCAGACCTTTGTCAAGCTCGCCCCGAAGCAGATGGTCATCGACGAGAACCTGTATGAGGAGCTCGTCGACCGCTACGAGGATTACTTCACCGGCGGCATGGGTGCCGAGGCAATTCAGACTCTTATCCGCAACTTCGACCTCGAGGCCGAGGCGGAGGAGCTTCGCACCATCATCGCCGAGGGTAAGGGTCAGAAGAAGATCCGCGCGCTCAAGCGCCTGAAGGTTGTCGCCGCGTTCCTGCGCTCCGGCAATGACCCGGCCGGCATGATCCTCGACGCTATCCCGGTCATCCCGCCCGAGCTGCGCCCGATGGTTCAGCTCGACGGTGGTCGCTTCGCCACGTCCGACCTGAATGACCTGTACCGCCGAGTGATCAACCGCAACAACCGCCTTAAGCGCATGATCGACCTCGGTGCCCCCGAGATCATCGTGAACAACGAGAAGCGCATGCTGCAGGAATCCGTGGACGCACTGTTCGACAACGGCCGCCGCGGCCGCCCGGTCACCGGCCCGGGCAACCGCCCGCTGAAGTCCCTGTCCGACCTGCTCAAGGGCAAGCAGGGCCGCTTCCGCCAGAACCTGCTGGGCAAGCGCGTAGATTACTCCGGCCGTTCCGTGATCATCGTCGGCCCGCAGCTCAAGCTGCACGAGTGCGGCCTGCCCAAGCTCATGGCACTTGAGCTGTTCAAGCCGTTCGTGATGAAGCGCCTGGTAGACAATGACTACGCGCAGAACATCAAGTCCGCCAAGCGCATGGTGGAGCGCCAGCGCCCCGAGGTGTGGGACGTTCTCGAAGAGGCCATCTCCGAGCACCCCGTGCTGCTTAACCGCGCGCCGACGCTGCACCGTCTGGGTATCCAGGCGTTCGAGCCGAAGCTCGTCGAGGGCAAGGCCATCCAGCTGCACCCGCTTGCCTGCGAGGCGTTCAACGCTGACTTCGACGGCGACCAGATGGCGGTGCACCTGCCGCTGTCCGCTGAGGCGCAGGCCGAAGCCCGCGTGCTCATGTTGTCGTCCAACAACATCCTGTCCCCGGCATCCGGCAAGCCGCTGGCGATGCCGCGCCTGGACATGGTCACCGGTCTGTACTTCTTGACGATGCTAAAGGGCGAGTCCGAGATCGGCGGCGAGGGCGCGTACGCCCCGGCCGACGAGAACCGCCCCGCGCGCGGCGTGTACACCTCCTACCGCGAGGCGATCATGGCTTACGACCGCGGTGTGCTCGGCCTGCAGGCCCCGATCAAGGTGCGCATCGACCACCTGCGCCCGACGCCGGAAATCGAGGCGGAGCAGTTCGCCGACGGCTGGGAGCAGGGCCAGTCCTGGCTCGCTGACACCACGCTCGGCCGCATCATGTTCAACGAGATGCTGCCGTTCAACTTCCCGTACCAGGAAGGTGCGATGGTGCGCAAGGGTGGCGGTTCCGGCAAGGTGCTGCTTGGCGACGTCATCCAGTCCATGGTGGAGAAGTACCCGATGATCACCGTCGCGCAGACGCTGGACAAGATGAAGGATGCCGGTTTCTACTGGGCAACCCGCTCTGGCGTGACCATCTCCATGTCCGACGTTCTGGTCCTCCCGAACAAGGTGGAGGTGCTCGAGCAGTACGAGCGCGAAGCTGAGGAGATCGAGCGCAAGTTCTGGGAGAAGGGTGCGCTGACCGAGGAGAACCGCTACGACCGCCTGGTCGAGCTCTGGCAGGACGCCACCAACAAGGTGGGTCAAGCCGTGGAGGACCTCTACCCGGACGACAACCCGATCCCGATGATCGTGAAGTCCGGTGCGGCCGGTAACATGCGCCAGATCTGGACCCTGGCAGGCATGAAGGGCATGGTCGTGAACTCGCGCGGCGAGTACATCACCCGCCCGATCAAGACCTCCTTCCGCGAGGGCCTGTCGGTGATGGAGTACTTCAATAACTCCCACGGTTCCCGCAAGGGCCTCGCCGATACCGCTCTGCGTACCGCCGACTCCGGCTACCTCACCCGTCGTCTCGTCGACGTGGCACAGGACGTCATCGTCCGCGAGGACGACTGTGGCACCCACCAGGGTGTCCGCGTGCCGGTGGCGCAGCAGGTGGGTGACAAGTGGGTTCGCGACGACCTTGTCGAGACCACGGTTTCCGGCCGAGTGCTCGCAGGCGACGCGAAGGACGCCGACGGAACTGTCGTTCTCGAAGCTGGTTCCGACCTGAACGAGGACAACGTCGACAAGCTTGTCGCCGCAGGCGTCGCCGAGGTCAAGGTCCGCTCCGTGCTGACCTGCCAGACCCCGACCGGCGTGTGCGCGAAGTGCTACGGCAAGTCTATGGCTTCAGGCCATCTCGTGGACATCGGCGAGGCGGTCGGCATCGTGGCGGCCCAGTCGATCGGTGAGCCCGGCACGCAGCTGACAATGCGTACCTTCCACCAGGGCGGTGTCGGCGGCGACATCACCGGTGGTCTGCCGCGTGTGCAGGAACTGTTCGAGGCGCGCGTGCCCAAGAACCGCGCCCCGATCGCCTCCGTCGCCGGCACCGTCACGCTGGAGGACGAGGGCAACTTCTGGACGCTGACCATCCACCCGGATGACGGTTCCGACAATGTCGTATACGAGAAGCTGTCAAAGCGCCAGGGCCTCGCGCAGGTCCGCCGCCCGATGGAGTCCAACCCGAATGCCATGATCGAGCGTTCGCTGCGCGAGGGCGACCGCGTTGAGGTGGGCGACCGCCTGCTGCGCGGTGCGGCTGACCCGCACGACGTGCTTGAGATTCTCGGGCGCCGCGGTGTCGAGAAGCACCTCATTGATGAGGTGCAGGCCGTGTACCGCACCCAGGGTGTGTCCATCCACGACAAGCACATCGAGATCATCATCCGCCAGATGCTGCGTCGCGGTAACGTCATCGACTCCGGTGACACGGACTTCCTGCCGGGTACCTTGGTGGATCTCGCCGAGGCACGCCAGGTCAACGCGCAGACGGTTGCCGACGGCGGCCAGCCGGCAGAGATGCGCTCGGAGATCATGGGTATCACCAAGGCGTCGTTGGCTACGGAGTCGTGGCTGTCCGCGGCCTCGTTCCAGGAGACCACGCGCGTGCTGACCGACGCCGCGATCAACAAGCGCTCCGACAAGCTGATCGGCCTGAAGGAGAACGTGATCATCGGTAAGCTGATTCCGGCTGGCACGGGTATCTCCCGCTACCGCAACATTCAGGTCAAGCCGACAGAGGCTGCTCGCTCCGCGGCGTACTCGATCCCGACGTTCGGGGATTCGATCTACGGTGACGACGGCTACGGCGAGTTCACCGGTGCCTCGGTGCCGCTGGACGAGTACGGCTTCGATCAGATGTAGCTCGCGCAAGAATCAGGGCCTGATTCCGATCTCGCATCGGGGTCAGGCCCTTGTTTTTGGCTCAGGTGCTCGACGCCCGCGCCCATATACGAGCAAACACTTGCTTCCGTCTGCTCCAAAACAGGGTTGAGCATGTGAAAGGGCTCGCTCGCCCCCTCTGTATCGAGTCTGGCAGCCCAGCCAACGCGGATGGATCTCGGGGATTCCAGCCCGGATTTGCTTCTACGAACCGGCGTCCTGTAACGTCCATACGGATTTCGCGCGCACGCACTGTGCGAAGCGAAACTTGAATCCCCCGTGTCCCCCGCGGTTGGTGGTTCGCGCAGACGGAAGGGCCCCGAAAAAGAGCCCCCATTTTTGCGTGTTCAGCCACTGACGCACCGGCACAATGAAAAACGTCACTGACCTTTAGAGATACGAAGGACTGTTAATGCCAACTATTCAGCAGCTGGTCCGCAAGGGCCGCCACGATAAGCGCACCAAGGTCGCCACGGCGGCCTTGAAGGGCTCCCCGCAGCGCCGCGGCGTGTGCACCCGTGTGTACACCACCACCCCGAAGAAGCCGAACTCGGCTCTCCGCAAGGTTGCCCGCGTGCGCCTCACCTCCGGCATCGAGGTTTCCGCCTACATCCCCGGCGAGGGCCACAACCTGCAGGAGCACTCCATGGTGCTCGTGCGCGGCGGTCGTGTGAAGGACCTGCCGGGTGTGCGCTACAAGATCATCCGCGGTGCGCTGGATACCCAGGGCGTCAAGGACCGTAAGCAGGCTCGTTCCCGCTACGGCGCAAAGAAGGGACAGTAATTTAAATGCGTAAGCAGCAAGCTCCGAAGCGTCCCGTTGTCAAGGACCCGGTCTACAACTCCGAGGTCGTCACCCAGCTGGTGAACAAGATTTTGCTGGACGGCAAGAAGTCCACCGCAGAGCGCATCGTCTACGGCGCTCTCGAGATCTGCCGGGAGAAGACCGGCACCGATCCCGTCGGCACCCTGGAGAAGGCGCTGGGCAACATCCGCCCGGACCTCGAGGTCCGCTCCCGCCGCGTCGGCGGCGCAACCTACCAGGTCCCGGTCGAGGTCAAGCCCGGCCGCTCCAACACCCTCGCTCTGCGCTGGATGGTTACCTTCACCCGCCAGCGCCGCGAGAACACCATGATTGAACGCCTCGCCAACGAGATCCTCGATGCCTCCAACGGCCTCGGCGCATCCGTCAAGCGTCGCGAGGACACGCACAAGATGGCCGAGGCGAACCGCGCCTTCGCCCACTACCGCTGGTAGTAGCCACAGAGTGCGTATCTTCAGCCAACCCGGCCGCCAGCCGCGGCGCATGTCCGAGAACTCCATACTGGTGTGATCTCGGCGGCGCGCGGCAGGCGCCCGGGTTTCGCGTATTAACGCGGTCGGGCTGACGAAGCGCGCAACTAATGGCAGAATTGACAAAGGTAAATATCCACACAGGCGTTACCGGCAGGCCCGGCCAGGTAATCGGAAACGCCGACAACACTTAAGTTGGGGTAATAAACGTGGCACAAGAAGTGCTTAAGGATCTGAACAAGGTCCGCAACATCGGCATCATGGCTCACATCGACGCCGGTAAGACCACCACCACCGAGCGCATTCTCTTCTACACCGGTATCAACCGCAAGGTCGGAGAGACCCACGACGGTGGCGCGACCACGGACTGGATGGAGCAGGAGAAGGAGCGCGGCATCACCATCACGTCCGCCGCTGTCACCTGTTTCTGGAACAACAACCAGATCAACATCATCGATACCCCGGGCCACGTCGACTTCACCGTCGAGGTTGAGCGCTCCCTGCGCGTGCTCGACGGTGCCGTCGCCGTCTTCGACGGCAAAGAGGGCGTCGAGCCCCAGTCGGAGCAGGTTTGGCGCCAGGCCGCCAAATACGACGTCCCGCGCATCTGCTTCGTCAACAAGATGGACAAGCTGGGCGCAGACTTCTATTACACCGTTCAGACGATCATCGACCGCCTCGGCGCCAAGCCCTTGGTCATGCAGCTGCCGATCGGTGCCGAAGACGACTTCGACGGTGTTGTCGACCTCGTCGAAATGCGCGCCCTGCTGTGGCCGGGCAAGGTTGAGACCGGCACCCCGCCGCAGATCCAGGAGATCCCGGCTGAGCTGCAAGAAAAGGCTGAGGAGTACCGCGAGAAGCTGCTCGAGACCGTGGCCGAGTCCGACGAGGCTCTTATGGAGAAGTACTTCGGTGGCGAGGAGCTGACCGTCGACGAGATCAAGACGGCCATCCGCAAGATGGTGGTCAACTCGGAGGTGTACCCGGTCTTCTGTGGCACTGCTTACCGCAACAAGGGCGTTGAGCCGCTGCTTGACGCTGTCATCGACTTCCTCCCGAGCCCGCTCGACATCGGAGAGGTCCATGGCACGTCCATGGACGGCGAGATCGACATGACGCGTAAGCCGTCCGTCGAGGAGCCGTTCTCGGCCCTCGCGTTCAAGATCGCGGTTCACCCGTTCTTCGGCAAGCTCACCTATGTGCGTGTCTACTCCGGCCAGGCAATTCCGGGCGAGCAGATGCTCAACTCCACGAAGAACAACAAAGAGCGCGTGGGCAAGCTTTTCCAGATGCACGCGAACAAGGAGAACCCGGTCGAGCACGCCGACGCCGGCAACATCTACGCCTTCATCGGCCTGAAGAACACCACCACGGGCGATACGCTGTGCAACCCGGACCACCCGATCATCCTCGAGTCCATGGACTTCCCGGACCCGGTTATCCAGGTGGCCATCGAGCCGAAGACCAAGGCTGACCAGGAGAAGCTGGGCACCGCGATTCAGAAGCTCGCCGAGGAGGACCCGACCTTCACCGTCAAGCTCGACGATGAGACCGGTCAGACCGTCATCGGCGGCATGGGCGAGCTGCACCTCGATGTCCTGGTCGACCGCATGAAGCGCGAGTTCAAGGTCGAGGCGAACATCGGTTCCCCGCAGGTTGCTTACCGCGAGACCATCCGCAAGAAGGTGGAGTCCCTGGACTACACCCACAAGAAGCAGACCGGTGGTTCGGGCCAGTTCGCGAAGGTCATTGTCTCCATCGAGCCCTACAACCCGGACGCAGCCGAGCTCGAGGACGGCGAGTCCGCGACCTACAAGTTCGTGAACGCCGTCACTGGCGGCCGCGTTCCGAAGGAGTACATCCCGTCTGTCGACGCCGGCATCCAGGACGCTATGCAGTACGGCTTCCTCGCTGGCTTCCCGCTGGTGAACATCCAGGCAACCCTCGAGGACGGCGCGTACCACGAAGTCGACTCCTCTGAAATGGCATTCAAGATGGCCGGCTCCCAGGTCCTCAAAGAGGCCGTTGCCAAGGCGAAACCCGTTCTGCTCGAGCCGCTCATGGCCGTCGAGGTCGTCACCCCGGAGGAGTACATGGGCACCGTCAACGGTGACATCAGCTCCCGCCGCGGCCAGGTCTACGCCATGGACGACCGCTCCGGCGCGAAGGTGGTCAAGGCCAAGGTGCCGCTCTCCGAGATGTTCGGCTACATCGGTGACCTACGTTCCAGCACCGCGGGCCGCGCGAACTTCACCATGGTGTTCGACTCCTACGCCGAGGTTCCGCAGAGCGTCGCACAGGAGATCATCGACGAGCGTAACGGCAAGTAGCCGTTGACCCTCGGGGTGCCTGCCCGCTGTGCCAGGGGCCGGCACTCCCCCCGGGGAGTAGCGGTTGAGCTGAGGCACGACCCGATCGGTGCCGTGTCTGAGCCAGCCGTTACTCTCTAGGTGGATCTGATTGTTTGGATCGCCGCAGCCGCCGAAAACCCTAAAAATCAGGGGCCCGTCGGTTTGAAAAACGGTCTTGATAAATCTAGGATCATGTAACTGGCACATTGTGAAATGGCCATTGTCGCCGTGCCTCGCAGGGGGTAGGCGGCAAGGCAAAAGTAAACCACGTGGCTGCGAAGGTCGTAGCCACCATGAAGTCCAGGAGGACATACAGTGGCAAAGGCTAAGTTTGAGCGTTCCAAGCCGCACGTAAACATCGGCACCATCGGTCACGTCGACCACGGCAAGACCACCACCACGGCTGCCATCACCAAGGTGCTCGCTGACGCTTACCCGGACGAGAACACCGCTTTCGCGTTCGATGCCATCGACAAGGCTCCCGAGGAGCGCGAGCGCGGCATCACCATCAACATCTCCCACGTGGAGTACAACACCCCGAAGCGCCACTACGCTCACGTTGACGCCCCGGGCCACGCCGACTACATCAAGAACATGATCACCGGCGCAGCTCAGATGGACGGCGCCATCCTCGTCGTTGCCGCTACCGACGGCCCGATGCCGCAGACTCGTGAGCACGTGCTTCTCGCTCGCCAGGTCGGTGTTCCCTACATCCTCGTTGCGCTGAACAAGTGCGACATGGTTGACGATGAGGAAATCATCGAGCTCGTCGAGATGGAGGTCCGCGAGCTGCTCGCAGAGCAGGATTACGACGAGGACGCTCCGATCACGCACATCTCCGCACTCAAGGCTCTCGAGGGCGACGAGAAGTGGGTCCAGTCCGTGCTCGACCTCATGCAGTCCTGCGACGACTCCATCCCGGACCCGGTCCGCGAGACCGACCGCGACTTCCTCATGCCGATCGAGGACATCTTCACCATTTCCGGCCGCGGTACCGTTGTTACCGGCCGTGTTGAGCGTGGCGTTCTGAACCTCAACGACGAGGTTGAGATCATCGGCATCCGCGAGAAGTCCCAGAAGACCACCGTCACCTCCATCGAGATGTTCAACAAGCTTCTCGACACCGCTGAGGCCGGCGACAACGCTGCACTTCTTCTCCGTGGCCTGAAGCGCGAGGACGTCGAGCGCGGCCAGGTTGTCATCAAGCCGGGCGCTTACACCCCGCACACCAAGTTCGAGGGCTCCGTCTACGTCCTTTCCAAGGATGAGGGCGGCCGCCACACCCCGTTCTTCGACAACTACCGTCCGCAGTTCTACTTCCGCACCACCGACGTGACCGGTGTTGTGAAGCTGCCGGAGGGCACCGAGATGGTCATGCCGGGCGACAACGTCGACATGTCCGTCGAGCTCATCCAGCCGGTCGCTATGGACGAGGGCCTGCGCTTCGCAATTCGCGAGGGCTCCCGCACCGTCGGCGCTGGCCGCGTCACCAAGATCCTGGATTAATTTCCGGAATCTGGCTGACACCAGTTAAGTAAGGCCTCCACCCCGCAAGGGGTCGGAGGCCTTCTCTGCGTTCAGGGTAAGGTTGCTGGACGTGAAAGATCCGACCCGTATTCCCCACATGATCGATGCTCTGCGCCGGGCGTGGGAGGGGCAGCCGGACATTACGTTGCCTGAGCTTTTGGGCGTCGTCGCAAACCGGGGGATCGGGTGGGCTTCCACCGACGACGATCTCCTCCAGGTCTTGAACGACATCGAGTCAGAGCACCCGTCGCTTATCGACGCCTCCACCATCGCACACCTCACCATCACCACGTCTTCGCCTGCTCATGTCGTCACCCTAGGCGGCGGGACTGTGGTCGTCCGCAGCGCCCGCGACGCGGGTCGGATGCCGGGTGTCTGGTCGTACTCCTCAATGCGCCGCACCGGTCCGGGGCTGCCCCTGGTCATCGCGGATACGGAGGGGGTGGAGCACCGGCTCGGCGTGGTGGGATTGGTTAGTGTATTCGACCCCGAGGATGCACCGGATTTGCTCGGTCTGGACAGACTCGACGTGGGTAACCACCGTTGGCTCGTCGCTTTCGAGGACGGCAGACGGGCCGTCATTGGCCAGAGGATCCGGGTCTGGGAGCAGGTGGCCAGGGAAGTCTCCTCATCGATGGTTGCCTGGGAACGGATCGATGCATGCGCACCCGGCGAAGACCTTGTGGTCAAGCCTGCGGGTGGAGGGCGCGCCTCGCCGCTTGGGCGTGTCGCGTCCGTCCACGTCCTCGAGGTGTAGATCAGCCCCCGATCCGGTCGAGGTGGAGCTTGTACACCGTGTCGATGTCCATGGCGCCGCAGGCCGCCACGAAGTCCCGCTCGGCCGACTCCACGAAGGACACCGTCTCGCGCAGGGTGTAGCCGGGTTCTGCGGTGACGGTGAAGGTGACAGTGGGTCGATCGCGCACCATGGCGACCGTGGCCTGAGCGTTATCGACGACCTCCGATGCTGACATGTGCTCGCAGGCGGCCTGTGCCACGCGCTGCAGGTGGAAGACGGTATCGCCGTGCTTACCGTCTGCCGGGGTGACAGGCCGTGTGGTAAACGCCCGGCTGCGGATGTTGGAGTACACCAGCCACGCGCCAAGAACTAGCGCAACCGTTAGGGCGCCCGCCAGCGCGTACGGGTACCAGGGCGACTGGGGCAGCGAAGACAGGCGCGCTCGGTCGAGGGATGCGACAAATTCGCTGGCGTAGGGGACGTCCCAGTACAGGGCCGCCGGCGCCAACCCCGCCCCCAGGAGGGTGCAGCCGCAGAGGAAAACGAGGAGGCGGTCGACGGCGGAAAGTGCACGGGTCATTGCTCATCCTCGCTGGTCGGGTCCGCTTGCTGGGGAAGTAGGGCGACGGTTACGCGCGGCTGTACCTGCAGCGGGGAAAACTCGTCGATAAGCGAGGCTTCTATGCGCTGTTTGAGTTCTGTACCGGTCCCGTCATCTTCGACGGCCACCCGGACGCGCCTACGGGTGGCGCGGGAGTTGATGGCGCCGTCCCCGGCGTGGGTGCGGGCGAGGTGGGTCGACTTGCGGGCCATGTCGACGGGGCGGATCCAGACAGACGCGGGTGACGCCACTCGAGCGTGGGTGCGCACGCGCGGGGACAACGCGGCGATGATCATCCACAGGCCCGCCAGCGAGACGGCGATGCCGAGCGCGACCGCCACCAGATTCACCGGGTACGAGGCCAGCCAGCGCAGCGCGGCCGCCACCCACGAATTTTCGGGGTTGTTCTCGCCCCAGCGAAACCACAGATCCCGTCCGATCGCAAACGCGAGGACGAGAAGAAGCACGCCGATGAGGACGGCAAGCCAACGGGCGGGCGGATCCGCCCGCGGTTCACGTCCCGGGGAGGCGGCGGGAAGGTCAGTGCGTGGAGACAACGGCGTTCACCATCGGTTCAATCGTGATTGGGCGGAGAGGCGTGGGTGCCGGGGTGTGGGGGGCGGCGACATCGATGGGTGGCGCGGAGAACGTATCGACGACCTCCGCAGGCGTGAACCCGACGGAGAGCAGTTCGTGTTGCTTGGGGCGCAACCCCCCCGTGCGCACGGGGCGGGGAGCAGGCGCAGACACTCTTTCCGGTCGCTGCGAGGAAGATCGGACACGTACCGGGATAGGGTCGATCGCAACCGGGTGCTCGGTCACCTCGTGGAGGGTGACGGCGCCACCGGCCTTGGCGTCGGCGACCTTGATGTTGACCCGCGTGACTTCCATACCGGTGAGGGTGTGCACCTGCGCGATCACCGCGGCTCGGATTGCGTCTGTGATGGCAGCGACGGGGGAGGGGTATGACACCGCGATTTCCGTCTCAATGGCAGCGGTGCCCGCCCGTTTGTTCAGGCGCGCGTGTGCCCGTGGCAGGCTGCGCCCGGCGAGACCGGCAAGCTTGGCGTCCAGGCAGATCGAACCGGGGACACCACGGACGGCGGCCTCTGCGATGCGCTCCACGGCGCGCTCGCTCAAATGCAGGGATGTCGGGTCCATCAGCTGCGTCCTCTGCCAGAGCCGGCGCTGATGATCTCCGCGATATCCACCCGGCCGTCGAGCTGGGCACCGATGACTCCGCCGATGGCCACGAACAAGAGAAGCCACAGCAACCCGGGCCAACCGCCGAAGGTGACAAAGAAGGCGACGATGACGCCCGCGATAATGCCGAGCGCGGTCTTTGTGCCGAGAAGATTCATGGGATTCATGGGTGGGTCCCTTTCTGCGCGTCCGCAACGATGATGTCGATAAAGTCCAACTGCGGGGCGGCAGCGGCGGCGGCGGAGCGGACATCCTCCGCAACCTTGTTAATCGGGCGACCCGAATCCACGTTGTAGACGACATGGATTTCAGTGCCGACGGCGGATGAGCGGTCCACCGCGCGAAGCCCGTGGATGCGGGTGCCGGGGAGTAGTAGCGCCACTTCACCGAACCTGCCCGCGCTCAACCCCGCGACCCCGGGGACGGACAGCACCGCCAGCCGGATGGCCTCACCGGATTCCCGAGTGATGGAGCCTGGCATCGTTAGTGACTCAGAGAGGCCGCGGGGGACACCGCGTCGGGGGTGTCTGCGCGGTCGGCGGGCTCTGCCTCGGGCAGGTTCACGTCGTGAACGGTGATGTCGACGCGGTCGACGATCAGGCCGGTCATACGTGTCACTGCCTGGGTGACGTTCTCGCGGATGGCTTTGGCGAGTTCGTGGATGGCAACGCCGTATTCCGCGATGATCGCCACCGCCACAGACGCGTGGCCCTCCTGGACAGCGACGTTAACGCCCTGCTGGACGTTGGTCGACGCGGTTAAGGACTCGCGCACAGCGCCCCACATGCGTGCGGCTCCGCCGCCCAAGTTGGCTACGCCGGAAACCTCGCGCGCGGCAATTCCCGCGATCTTGCCGACAACGGTGTCGTCGATGACCGTAGTGCCGTGGTCAGTTACGAGGTTTTCGTTGCGGGTTGCGGGGGCGACCGGAGTCTCGGATGTGACAACGGTGGAAGTGCCGCGGTTGTTCTCAGCCATGGCTGTCCTTTCTTGAAACGGTGCACCCAACTCTACCGCCGAAGCGTTGGAAGGGGCGTCGACAAGCGTCTTGCTTTTGATTTACGGCCTGTGCTTTAATAGTCGGGTTGCTTTGACACGGCGCG
This window of the Corynebacterium qintianiae genome carries:
- the tuf gene encoding elongation factor Tu — encoded protein: MAKAKFERSKPHVNIGTIGHVDHGKTTTTAAITKVLADAYPDENTAFAFDAIDKAPEERERGITINISHVEYNTPKRHYAHVDAPGHADYIKNMITGAAQMDGAILVVAATDGPMPQTREHVLLARQVGVPYILVALNKCDMVDDEEIIELVEMEVRELLAEQDYDEDAPITHISALKALEGDEKWVQSVLDLMQSCDDSIPDPVRETDRDFLMPIEDIFTISGRGTVVTGRVERGVLNLNDEVEIIGIREKSQKTTVTSIEMFNKLLDTAEAGDNAALLLRGLKREDVERGQVVIKPGAYTPHTKFEGSVYVLSKDEGGRHTPFFDNYRPQFYFRTTDVTGVVKLPEGTEMVMPGDNVDMSVELIQPVAMDEGLRFAIREGSRTVGAGRVTKILD
- a CDS encoding DNA-directed RNA polymerase subunit beta', with protein sequence MFDVNLFDELRIGLATADDIRRWSHGEVKKPETINYRTLKPEKDGLFCERIFGPTRDWECACGKYKRVRYKGIICERCGVEVTKSKVRRERMGHIELAAPVTHIWYFKGVPSRLGYLLDLAPKDLERIIYFAANIITSVDDEARHNDMSTLEAEMLMEKKEVEADANSEIAERAQKLEEDLAELEAAGANASSRKKVQQAADKEMTHIRQAGEREVERLDEVWQTFVKLAPKQMVIDENLYEELVDRYEDYFTGGMGAEAIQTLIRNFDLEAEAEELRTIIAEGKGQKKIRALKRLKVVAAFLRSGNDPAGMILDAIPVIPPELRPMVQLDGGRFATSDLNDLYRRVINRNNRLKRMIDLGAPEIIVNNEKRMLQESVDALFDNGRRGRPVTGPGNRPLKSLSDLLKGKQGRFRQNLLGKRVDYSGRSVIIVGPQLKLHECGLPKLMALELFKPFVMKRLVDNDYAQNIKSAKRMVERQRPEVWDVLEEAISEHPVLLNRAPTLHRLGIQAFEPKLVEGKAIQLHPLACEAFNADFDGDQMAVHLPLSAEAQAEARVLMLSSNNILSPASGKPLAMPRLDMVTGLYFLTMLKGESEIGGEGAYAPADENRPARGVYTSYREAIMAYDRGVLGLQAPIKVRIDHLRPTPEIEAEQFADGWEQGQSWLADTTLGRIMFNEMLPFNFPYQEGAMVRKGGGSGKVLLGDVIQSMVEKYPMITVAQTLDKMKDAGFYWATRSGVTISMSDVLVLPNKVEVLEQYEREAEEIERKFWEKGALTEENRYDRLVELWQDATNKVGQAVEDLYPDDNPIPMIVKSGAAGNMRQIWTLAGMKGMVVNSRGEYITRPIKTSFREGLSVMEYFNNSHGSRKGLADTALRTADSGYLTRRLVDVAQDVIVREDDCGTHQGVRVPVAQQVGDKWVRDDLVETTVSGRVLAGDAKDADGTVVLEAGSDLNEDNVDKLVAAGVAEVKVRSVLTCQTPTGVCAKCYGKSMASGHLVDIGEAVGIVAAQSIGEPGTQLTMRTFHQGGVGGDITGGLPRVQELFEARVPKNRAPIASVAGTVTLEDEGNFWTLTIHPDDGSDNVVYEKLSKRQGLAQVRRPMESNPNAMIERSLREGDRVEVGDRLLRGAADPHDVLEILGRRGVEKHLIDEVQAVYRTQGVSIHDKHIEIIIRQMLRRGNVIDSGDTDFLPGTLVDLAEARQVNAQTVADGGQPAEMRSEIMGITKASLATESWLSAASFQETTRVLTDAAINKRSDKLIGLKENVIIGKLIPAGTGISRYRNIQVKPTEAARSAAYSIPTFGDSIYGDDGYGEFTGASVPLDEYGFDQM
- the rpsL gene encoding 30S ribosomal protein S12 — translated: MPTIQQLVRKGRHDKRTKVATAALKGSPQRRGVCTRVYTTTPKKPNSALRKVARVRLTSGIEVSAYIPGEGHNLQEHSMVLVRGGRVKDLPGVRYKIIRGALDTQGVKDRKQARSRYGAKKGQ
- the rpsG gene encoding 30S ribosomal protein S7, whose product is MRKQQAPKRPVVKDPVYNSEVVTQLVNKILLDGKKSTAERIVYGALEICREKTGTDPVGTLEKALGNIRPDLEVRSRRVGGATYQVPVEVKPGRSNTLALRWMVTFTRQRRENTMIERLANEILDASNGLGASVKRREDTHKMAEANRAFAHYRW
- the fusA gene encoding elongation factor G, with translation MAQEVLKDLNKVRNIGIMAHIDAGKTTTTERILFYTGINRKVGETHDGGATTDWMEQEKERGITITSAAVTCFWNNNQINIIDTPGHVDFTVEVERSLRVLDGAVAVFDGKEGVEPQSEQVWRQAAKYDVPRICFVNKMDKLGADFYYTVQTIIDRLGAKPLVMQLPIGAEDDFDGVVDLVEMRALLWPGKVETGTPPQIQEIPAELQEKAEEYREKLLETVAESDEALMEKYFGGEELTVDEIKTAIRKMVVNSEVYPVFCGTAYRNKGVEPLLDAVIDFLPSPLDIGEVHGTSMDGEIDMTRKPSVEEPFSALAFKIAVHPFFGKLTYVRVYSGQAIPGEQMLNSTKNNKERVGKLFQMHANKENPVEHADAGNIYAFIGLKNTTTGDTLCNPDHPIILESMDFPDPVIQVAIEPKTKADQEKLGTAIQKLAEEDPTFTVKLDDETGQTVIGGMGELHLDVLVDRMKREFKVEANIGSPQVAYRETIRKKVESLDYTHKKQTGGSGQFAKVIVSIEPYNPDAAELEDGESATYKFVNAVTGGRVPKEYIPSVDAGIQDAMQYGFLAGFPLVNIQATLEDGAYHEVDSSEMAFKMAGSQVLKEAVAKAKPVLLEPLMAVEVVTPEEYMGTVNGDISSRRGQVYAMDDRSGAKVVKAKVPLSEMFGYIGDLRSSTAGRANFTMVFDSYAEVPQSVAQEIIDERNGK